The nucleotide window AGGGCCGCGCGGGCCGATTCCTTCATCACGTCGCCCAGCTGTCCGGTGAGGACCAGGCCCTTGCCGGGCATGATGCTCGTCTCGACGAACAGGATGTCGCCGCCCACGGGCGTGTAGAACATGCCGGTGCTCACGCCGACCATGTCTTCCTTGTTCTCGCTCTCGGGGGTGTGGCGGGCCTGCCCCAGGTAGCGGTCGAGTTCTTTGTCGGTCACCTTCACGCGCTTGGCGTCCCCGGTGGCGATGCGGCGGGCGACTTTGCGGGCCACCGTCCCGATCTCGCGCTCCAGGTTGCGCACGCCGGCCTCACGGGTGTAGTTGGAAATCAGCTTCTCCAGCGAGGCGTCGGTGAACGTGATCTGGTTGGGCTTCAGGCCGTTTTGCGTGAGCTGGCGGGGCATGAGGTAGCGCTTGGCGATCTCCAGCTTCTCCTGCTCGATGTAGCTGGAAAAGTCGATGACCTCCATGCGGTCCATCAGGGCGGCCGGAATCTGCTCGGGGTAGTTGGCCGTGGCGATGAACATCACTTCGCTCAGGTCGAAGGCGACGCCCAGGTAATGGTCGGTGAAGTGCTGGTTCTGCGAGGGGTCCAGCACCTCGAGCAGCGCCGAGCTCGGATCGCCCTGGTAGCTGCTGCCCAGCTTGTCGATCTCGTCGAGCAGCACGACCGGGTTCTTGGTGCCGGCGGTCCGGATACCCTGGATCAGGCGGCCGGGCATGGCGCCGATGTAGGTGCGGCGGTGTCCGCGGATGTCCGACTCGTCCCGGGCGCCGCCCAGGGCGATGCGCACGTACTTGCGGCCCAGCGCCTTGGCGATGCTCTGCGCGATGCTCGTCTTGCCGACGCCGGGAGGGCCGGTGAAGACCAGGATGGGGCCCTTGTTGACCTCGTCGGCGCTGATCTCGCCGCGCTCGGCGCGTTCCTTGCGCAGGCGGCGCACGGCCAGGAACTCCAGTACGCGGTCCTTGACCTTCTCCAGGCCGTAGTGGTCCTCGTCGAGCACCTGCGCGGCCTCGCCGACGTCCAGACGGTCCTCGCTGCGCACGTTCCAGGGCAGTTCGGTGACCCATGTCAGGTAGGTGCGGATGACCGAAGCCTCGGCGGCGTCGGGGTGCATGCGCGAGAGGCGGTTGACCTCGCGGTCGATGTCCTTTTTGACCTCGGGCTTGAGCTCCAGCGCGTCGATCTTGGTCCGGAAGGCCTCGGCCTCGTCGCCGTCGTCGTCCTCGCCGTTGAGCTCCTTCTGGATGACCTTCATCTGCTCGCGCAGGTAGTACTCGCGCTGGTTTTTGTCGATCTCTTCCTTGACCTGGGCGCGGATCTTGGCCTGCACGGCCTGCACTTCCTGCTCGGTGTCGAGCAGCGTCAAGATCTTGCGCAGGCGGCCCTCGACGGTGTCGATTTCCAGCAGCGCCTGCTTGTCCTCGAGCTTGAAGTCGAGGTTGAAGGCGATGTGGTCGGCCATCTCGCCGGGGTCTTCCTTGCCCTGGATGGTCTGCACGCTCTCGGTGTTCAGGCGGCCGCCGCTGGCGACGGTCTCGAACTTCTCGCGCAGCTCGCGGGCCAGGGCCTGAAGCTCCACGCCGCCGCTCTTGCCTTCGGGCAGGGCTTCGATGTCGGCGCGCAGGTAGTCGCCGCGGGTGTAGGCCGTCACCTTGACGCGCGCCACGGCCGACACGAGCATCTGCACGGTGCCGTCGGGGTTCTTGCGCACGCGCAGCACGTTACAGGCGGTGCCCACGTCGTACAGGTCGCTGCCCTTGGGGTCGTCAACGTCCTTGTCGCGCTGCGAGACGATCAGGATGACCTTCTCACCGCTCATGGCGGCCTCGATGGCGCCGATGGACAGGGCGCGGCTGGCGTCGATGTGCTGGACCATGGTCGGGTAGATCACGCTGCCGCG belongs to Deinococcus sp. Leaf326 and includes:
- the lon gene encoding endopeptidase La; amino-acid sequence: MPTEHPSLPKNIPVCPVRGSVIYPTMVQHIDASRALSIGAIEAAMSGEKVILIVSQRDKDVDDPKGSDLYDVGTACNVLRVRKNPDGTVQMLVSAVARVKVTAYTRGDYLRADIEALPEGKSGGVELQALARELREKFETVASGGRLNTESVQTIQGKEDPGEMADHIAFNLDFKLEDKQALLEIDTVEGRLRKILTLLDTEQEVQAVQAKIRAQVKEEIDKNQREYYLREQMKVIQKELNGEDDDGDEAEAFRTKIDALELKPEVKKDIDREVNRLSRMHPDAAEASVIRTYLTWVTELPWNVRSEDRLDVGEAAQVLDEDHYGLEKVKDRVLEFLAVRRLRKERAERGEISADEVNKGPILVFTGPPGVGKTSIAQSIAKALGRKYVRIALGGARDESDIRGHRRTYIGAMPGRLIQGIRTAGTKNPVVLLDEIDKLGSSYQGDPSSALLEVLDPSQNQHFTDHYLGVAFDLSEVMFIATANYPEQIPAALMDRMEVIDFSSYIEQEKLEIAKRYLMPRQLTQNGLKPNQITFTDASLEKLISNYTREAGVRNLEREIGTVARKVARRIATGDAKRVKVTDKELDRYLGQARHTPESENKEDMVGVSTGMFYTPVGGDILFVETSIMPGKGLVLTGQLGDVMKESARAALTYAKSNAERFHIDKDRLDNSEMHVHVPAGAIPKEGPSAGGAMATSLISALTGIPARHDVAMTGEMTLTGRYLPIGGLKEKVLGARRAGIKHIIMPKANEADLRDIPAHLRASMSFHPCETVDQVLDVALVGGLKALETPRGSSAPVVPAPDTEAPKRRGGRRTGASA